In the Shewanella sp. OMA3-2 genome, one interval contains:
- the ppsR gene encoding posphoenolpyruvate synthetase regulatory kinase/phosphorylase PpsR, whose product MAPKVFYISDGTAITAEVFGHAVLSQFPIQFEALTIPFVETLQKAEKVKRQINDSFITTGERPLVFHSIVNPDIRNVIFSSEGMDYDFLNTFVAPLEQHLGVEAKPALHRTHGKANHSYEARIEAINFSMENDDGQTMKHMDKADIILLGVSRCGKTPSSLYLSMQFGIKAANYPFTEDDMDNLKLPDALKRNKSKLFGLTIDPNRLHEIRQSRMENSRYSSLRQCRLEVKEVEMLYKRERIPFVNTTNHSVEEIATKILDITRLERHMF is encoded by the coding sequence ATGGCACCTAAAGTATTCTATATCTCGGATGGGACAGCGATCACCGCCGAGGTTTTTGGTCATGCGGTTCTATCACAGTTTCCCATTCAATTTGAAGCACTTACAATTCCATTTGTCGAGACACTTCAAAAAGCAGAAAAAGTGAAGCGACAAATAAATGATAGTTTTATTACCACAGGTGAAAGACCGCTAGTGTTTCATTCTATCGTTAACCCCGACATCAGAAACGTCATATTCTCTTCAGAAGGGATGGATTATGATTTTTTGAACACCTTTGTTGCGCCATTAGAACAACATTTAGGTGTCGAAGCTAAGCCCGCTTTACACCGCACCCATGGTAAAGCTAACCACAGTTATGAAGCTAGAATTGAAGCCATTAACTTTTCAATGGAAAATGATGACGGCCAAACCATGAAACATATGGATAAAGCGGACATCATTCTTTTAGGTGTATCGCGATGTGGTAAAACGCCTTCAAGCCTCTATTTATCTATGCAATTTGGCATAAAAGCAGCAAACTACCCTTTCACCGAAGATGACATGGATAACCTAAAGTTACCTGATGCCCTTAAACGTAATAAATCTAAATTATTTGGTTTAACCATAGATCCTAATCGTCTGCATGAAATTCGCCAAAGTCGCATGGAAAATAGCCGCTATTCATCACTGAGACAATGCCGTTTAGAAGTTAAAGAAGTTGAAATGCTGTATAAAAGAGAACGTATTCCCTTTGTGAATACCACTAATCATTCAGTTGAAGAGATAGCGACTAAAATTCTGGATATAACCAGGTTAGAACGTCATATGTTCTAG
- the ppsA gene encoding phosphoenolpyruvate synthase — MQQYVLWYQELGMGDVNKVGGKNASLGEMISNLANAGVQVPGGFATTSHAFNEFLEQSGVNQKIYNLLETLDVDDVTALAKAGAQIRQWVIDTPFHPEFESAVREAYEQLASETSEASFAVRSSATAEDMPDASFAGQQETFLNVKGYDAVILAIKHVFASLFNDRAISYRVHQGYEHQGVALSAGIQRMVRSDKAASGVMFTMDTESGNNDVVFITSSFGLGEMVVQGAVNPDEFYVHKPILAQGHQAVVRRNIGSKLIQMVYSDETSHGKQVKIEDVAADQRRIFSINDAEVMELAKQAVIIEKHYGRAMDIEWAKDGNDGKLYIVQARPETVRSREDVQLIERYHLKTKGDVICEGRAIGHKIGSGVAKVLTSIADMDQIQPGDVLVTDMTDPDWEPIMKRASAIVTNRGGRTCHAAIIARELGVPAVVGCGNVTDLIKNGELVTVSCAEGDTGFIYSGKQEFEVVTNRVDTLPDLPMKIMMNVGNPDRAFDFARLPNEGVGLARLEFIINRMIGIHPKALLEFNQQSAELQTEINEMIAGYDSPVEFYIARLVEGIATIASAFYPKKVIVRMSDFKSNEYANLVGGEHYEPEEENPMLGFRGASRYISESFRDCFALECEAIKRVRNQMGLTNVEVMIPFVRTLGEAAQVIDLLKEQGLERGKDGLRVIMMCELPSNALLAEQFLEYFDGFSIGSNDLTQLTLGLDRDSGIISHLFDERNPAVKALLAMAIKAAKDKGAYVGICGQGPSDHADFAQWLVEQGIDSVSLNPDTVIDTWLYLAKDHA; from the coding sequence GTGCAGCAATACGTACTCTGGTATCAAGAATTAGGCATGGGTGATGTGAACAAGGTTGGCGGTAAAAACGCATCCCTTGGAGAAATGATCAGTAATCTAGCCAATGCAGGCGTTCAAGTACCTGGTGGTTTTGCAACTACCTCTCATGCGTTTAATGAGTTCCTTGAACAAAGTGGTGTTAATCAAAAGATTTACAACCTACTAGAAACCTTAGATGTAGACGATGTAACGGCGCTTGCTAAAGCCGGTGCACAGATTAGACAGTGGGTAATTGACACCCCATTCCACCCAGAATTTGAATCAGCCGTTCGTGAGGCTTACGAGCAGTTAGCTAGCGAAACTTCAGAGGCTTCATTTGCCGTGCGTTCGTCGGCAACCGCTGAAGATATGCCAGATGCTTCATTTGCTGGCCAGCAAGAAACCTTCCTAAACGTTAAAGGTTATGATGCAGTCATTCTTGCGATTAAGCATGTGTTTGCTTCTCTGTTTAACGACCGTGCAATTTCATACCGCGTTCACCAAGGTTATGAGCACCAAGGTGTGGCATTGTCTGCGGGTATTCAACGCATGGTTCGCTCAGACAAAGCTGCATCAGGCGTGATGTTCACTATGGACACAGAATCAGGTAACAACGACGTTGTATTTATCACTTCATCTTTTGGTTTAGGTGAAATGGTGGTGCAGGGCGCCGTTAACCCAGATGAATTTTATGTTCATAAGCCAATTTTAGCGCAGGGGCATCAAGCCGTTGTGCGCCGTAATATCGGCAGCAAGTTAATTCAAATGGTTTACTCTGATGAAACATCCCACGGTAAACAAGTTAAAATTGAAGATGTCGCGGCAGATCAGCGCCGTATATTTTCAATTAATGATGCTGAAGTGATGGAACTGGCGAAACAAGCCGTTATTATCGAAAAGCATTATGGCCGTGCAATGGACATTGAATGGGCAAAAGATGGCAACGACGGTAAGTTATATATCGTTCAAGCTCGTCCTGAAACCGTGCGTAGCCGTGAAGATGTTCAGCTTATTGAACGTTACCATTTAAAAACCAAAGGCGATGTGATCTGTGAAGGCCGTGCTATTGGTCATAAAATTGGTTCAGGCGTAGCAAAAGTATTAACATCAATTGCCGACATGGATCAAATTCAACCAGGTGATGTATTAGTTACTGACATGACAGACCCAGATTGGGAACCTATCATGAAGCGCGCTAGCGCCATTGTGACAAACCGTGGTGGACGTACTTGTCACGCAGCCATTATTGCCCGTGAGCTAGGCGTTCCTGCTGTTGTAGGTTGTGGCAATGTCACTGATTTAATTAAAAATGGCGAGCTAGTGACTGTTTCTTGCGCTGAAGGTGATACAGGCTTTATATACTCTGGCAAACAAGAGTTTGAAGTCGTCACCAACCGTGTCGATACACTGCCTGACTTACCAATGAAAATCATGATGAACGTTGGTAACCCTGATCGTGCATTTGATTTCGCTCGTTTACCAAACGAAGGTGTAGGGCTTGCGCGCTTAGAGTTTATTATCAACCGTATGATTGGTATTCACCCTAAAGCTTTGCTTGAGTTCAACCAGCAAAGTGCTGAGCTGCAAACTGAAATTAACGAAATGATCGCCGGTTATGACTCGCCAGTTGAGTTCTATATCGCTCGTTTAGTTGAAGGTATTGCCACTATCGCCTCGGCGTTCTACCCGAAAAAAGTCATTGTACGTATGTCAGACTTTAAGTCTAACGAGTACGCTAACTTAGTTGGTGGTGAACATTATGAGCCAGAAGAAGAAAACCCAATGTTGGGCTTCCGTGGTGCAAGTCGTTATATTTCTGAATCATTCCGCGATTGTTTCGCGTTAGAGTGTGAAGCAATTAAACGTGTGCGTAACCAAATGGGCTTAACTAACGTTGAAGTGATGATCCCATTTGTGCGCACATTAGGCGAAGCTGCTCAAGTTATCGACTTGCTTAAAGAACAAGGTTTAGAGCGTGGCAAAGATGGATTACGCGTCATTATGATGTGTGAATTACCGTCAAACGCATTACTTGCTGAACAGTTCTTAGAGTACTTTGATGGTTTCTCTATCGGTTCTAACGACTTAACTCAGTTAACCTTAGGTCTTGACCGTGATTCTGGCATTATCAGCCATTTATTTGATGAGCGTAATCCAGCCGTTAAAGCGCTGTTAGCTATGGCCATTAAAGCGGCTAAAGATAAAGGCGCTTATGTGGGCATTTGTGGCCAAGGCCCATCTGACCACGCTGACTTTGCCCAATGGTTAGTAGAGCAAGGTATCGATAGCGTATCACTTAATCCTGATACTGTGATTGACACATGGTTGTACCTAGCAAAAGATCACGCTTAA